Proteins encoded in a region of the Vitis riparia cultivar Riparia Gloire de Montpellier isolate 1030 chromosome 7, EGFV_Vit.rip_1.0, whole genome shotgun sequence genome:
- the LOC117918008 gene encoding small nuclear ribonucleoprotein Sm D2-like: MEEDATAKNEGEEFSTGPLSVLMMSVKNNTQVLINCRNNKKLLGRVRAFDRHCNMVLENVREMWTEVPKTGKGKKKANPVNKDRFISKMFLRGDSVIIVLRNPK, from the exons ATGGAGGAGGATGCCACC gccaagaatgagggagaggaATTTAGCACAGGGCCACTTTCTGTTCTGATGATGAGTGTTAAAAATAACACACAG GTACTCATTAATTGCCGAAACAACAAGAAGCTTCTGGGACGTGTGAGAGCTTTTGATCGGCACTGTAACATGGTTCTTGAGAACGTCAGGGAGATGTGGACTGAG GTACCGAAAACtgggaaagggaagaaaaaggcTAATCCAGTTAACAAAGATAGGTTCATCAGTAAGATGTTCCTCCGAGGAGATTCTGTTATCATTGTCCTTAGGAATCCCAAGTGA